aatgtttttctttttctttaaggacataaagttttctttattctttgagGGAGAAGGGACGCCACACTCCCAGTCAgttaagagaaacatttttatcagcacggaagtcttttttattttttcccacttATGCCATCCATTCATAGGGAATGGGTTCCAGCAGCTCCGGCTCCTTTCATTGGTTCTCACAAAGTGCGCTTCTCGGGGTGGAGCAGGCTGACACTTCAGTTGAACCCAGGTacctttctctttggcttccttctttttctgatcattttcctTCACACGTTTCAGGAAGCTATCTCGGCTCTTAGATGCTTAATATGTTCAACACGTACATTAACTCTGTTGGCAAGAATCTTGCCCTTAACTTGCTTGTTCACAATGCCCACTGCATGCTGGGTGACACTGTAgaccggcggttctcaacctgtgggtcgcgacccctttgggggtcgaatgaccctttcacaggggtcgcctaagaccatcggaaaacacatatataattacatattgtttttgtgattaatcactatgctttaattatgttcaatttgtaacaatgaaattgggcgtcaccacaacatgaggaactgtattaaagggtcgcggcattaggaaggttgagaaccactgctgtagactcTTCCAGTTTTGCACTGGTAACGCTTGTGGGgcattccttttttgtttgtttgtttgtggtttgttttgttttttaaatatattttattgattttagagaggaagggagagggagatagaaacatcaatgatgagagagaatcattgattggctgcctcctgcacgccccttactggggattgagcccacaactcaggcatgtgcccttggctggaatcgaaccagggacccttcagtccgcaggatgacgttctatccactgagccaaaccagctagggctggggcaTTCCTTTTTGAACAGTGCCCATTCCCTTGATGTCCACAATATCACCTTTCTTGTAGATTCACATGTATGTGGCCAGAGGAACAACTCCATGTTTCCTAAAAGGCCTGGAGAACATATAGTGGTGCTGCTCCTCTTTCCCTTTGTGCTAGTCATTTGGCGAATTTCTGGAAGATGGTGGTTCTGGCTGAAAggctattgtaatttttttaggTTTAAAAGTGGTATTTGGTTGCCTTTTGGGAGATTCCTTATCCTTGTAAAcatacatactgaaatatttatagatGTAATGAAAACTGGGATTTGCTTCAAAGTAGTCCAGGgaagtgggggacagggagggacgAATCAAAGTTGGCCgtgagcccggccagtgtagctcaatggATTGAACATCGCCCCAgtcaccaagaggtcactggttggattcccagagGATTTcccatgcctggttgcaggcttgatcccagaggcagctgactgatcaatgttcctctctcattggtgtttctatctttctcccttcctctcactttcaaaaatcaataaaaacatattaaaaaaaaaaagttggcctTGAATTGGTGTGATGGGTGCATGAGGCCTCATTAtcctgtattttctatttttgtatatatttaaaattgtccAGAATGAAGAGTTTAGCCAAATGTAACCGATAACGATAGCCAAATTAAAAGTCCTCtgaatcttaaaaacataaaattcaccCCAATTCtccctccagctccagcccttGTTCTCTGCTCTCCTTCACAGCAAAATTCCTTGAAAGACTTGTCTGGCTCTAGTATTTTCCAGCCTATGCCGAGACCCCACAGCACTGGAAGTGCTTACGGCCACTTAGTGCCTTTCACTGTGCCAAATCCAGCTGCCAGTTCTCAGCCTGACCACGAGTTCAACAAGCTGATgtctcctatatttttatttccaaccCTGACCCAGACTTACCCATCCCCTGGGATGTCTGAGGCTCATCCAGTATCAAATATAACATGGCCAAAAGCAGCTTCTGATCGTGGCCCTCAAACCTGCTCCTCCCGCCAGCCTTCCCATCTCAGTTAGCAACTCTCCATCtttctagctcagccgtgggcaaactacggcccgcgggccggatccagcccgtttgaaatgagtaaaactattgaaaaaaaagaccgtacccttttatgtaatgatgtttactttgaatttatattagttcacacaaacactccatccatgcttttgttccagccctcccgtccagtttaagaacccattgtggccctcgagtcaaaaagtttgcccgcccctgttCTAGCTGCTTTGGTTCAATTCCTTGGCGTTTGTGAAGATTACTTTCTTTCTCAAATCTCACATTCCACCTGTCAGCCCTGCCTTTAAAACCTGGCTGGAATCTGACCTCTTCTCACCACCTGATTGGGCCTTCAGCCTTCACCTGGATGATCCCAATAGTCTCCTAACCAGCCTCCACGTTTCTGAGCTTCCTGCTCTCCTCCCACATCTCCATGGGGGCCATAGTCATGCTTCTTTTTGTTCCTCTCCTCAAAACCCTCTGCAATTTATCTCCCTCAGTGCTAAGATCTACCAGGCCTTTTGAAATCTGTACTTCTCCCCTTTCTGCTCTAATCTTCTTTAGTCTTATGGTTCCTCCCAGGTGCCAGGCACAGTCCTGCCGCAGGGCTTTTGCACTCACTATACCCTCTGCCTGGACTGCTCTGTCCCAAGATAGCAACAtggctccctccctggcctcgtTCAGATCTTTGCTCAAGTGTCACCTTCTTTCAAGGCCTTTGCTGGCCACCCCATCCaaaactgtcacacacacacacaccctgcatactgcttttcctgattttaaactGTCTGCCCCCACAAGAATAAGTTCTTTGAGGACAGGGATTTCTGTGTTTCCTTCACGATTTGTTGCGCCCTCTAGAACAGTGCATGGAATGGTGTATCTGCTCAGTCCAGGTGGTTGAAGTTCAGGAGCCTAAGATTAGAGCCTCAGGGTTAGGGCCAAAGCAGAAGGGCCTTATGAAGCATAGACACTCGCATGGTGgtgaagaggggaaggaaggagccaCAGAAGGGGAGCAAAGACtacaaagatttaatttaaaatcacaGTGTCTCAGCCAGGATACCCGCCACTAGGGGTACACCCAAGTCCAAAGGTCCTCAAGGGGCTCCTCCAGGCTCAGCAGCAAGGAGCGGACAGTGCAGCAGCTGTAGCTTCTGGCCCCTCAACTTTCCTCCCAAGGGCGAGGTCCATCAGGTGCTCACTGGGGCAGGttctgctgctgtcactgctgcCACAGGCTCCTTCTGCACTAGCTCAGGCTCATCCTCACCATCCTGAGGTGGGTGCACCAGAACCTTGTCTAAGATGCCAAACTCCTGGGCCTCCATGGGGCTCATGTAGCGGTCTCTCTCCATGGCcgactctgggggaggggggaagcgggAGGCAGGACATGTGTGGTTAAAAGCAGAGACCTGGAGCCCttgctggggtggctcagttggttgagcatcgtcccatgcaccaaaaggtcgccagttccccctcagggcacatgcctttcCCACTCTGTGCTTGTTTCCCCATTGCTAAAATACCTATTTCAGCTTTTTTTACTTGTTAGTAATGGGTGATAATCTGGGAAGGGGCATGAATCCTAAGTGGATAATGTGATAAATTGCAAACTGAACATACCCACACGGCCAGCACCCAGATCAAGAGATGGGACATtggcctggccgggtggctcagttggttggagtcaTCCCGTACACCGAgattatgggttcgattcccagtcagagcacttacctaggttgtggtttcGATCCCCAATCGAAGTGCATATGGGAGacaattgatcgatgtttctctctcacattaatatttctctctctctcccccttcctctctctctcaaatcaatttaaatatgtatctcctcaggtgaagattaaaaaaaaaaaaaaacaggagcaTCACTAGACCCCCTAAGACCCTGCTTAAGCCCACTTCCTGTCACCATGTCCTCCTGCCCAAGAGTAACCACCATCTTAACAGTGGCCTAACAGTTATGcctgtttttgttctttaaatatgTGGAATCGCAGTGTTTACTCTTTTTTCCACTCAGCATTAGGTTCCTGAGATTCATCCAGGCTGCCATGTCATTGTGGACCATTCTCtcactgctgtatagtattctcCTCTGTGAATAAACCTCCAGCAATGCACTCATTCTCCTGCTGTGGGCATCCGAGTGTTTCCCTATTTGGGGCCTGTATGAACAGGACTGCCAGCAGCATTCCTGTCTGCATCTTTGATGGACATAAACACTCAGTTCTCCCCTATATGCTGAGGGGGGAACCCCAGCATCTTTTTGCATGTTTAGCCTTCGCCAGTAGTGCCAACAGCTGGAGTTAGGGAGCTGCAGGTCAGAGCCGCAGTGGCTCTGCCATTTTCACTCCGGCCTGCAGGATAAGcgttccagttgttccacattCTTGTCAGCATTTGATGTTGTCCGTATTTTATATTTGAGCTATTCGAGTGGATTGAAATGGTATCTCGCTGTGGCCTTAATTTCTTTTCCCTCATAACTCATAATGTCATGATTAAACAGCATCACTCAAgatggtgagcatcttttcttttcttttttttttctttctttattttttttattttttaaaatatattttattgattttttacagagaggaagggagagggatagagagttagaaacatcgatgagagagaaacatcgatcagctgcctcctgcacatctcctactggggatgtgtccacaacccaggtacatgcccttgaccggaatcgaacctgggacctttcagtccgcaagccgacgctctatccactgagccaaaccggtttcggctcttttctttttttttttaatacatttttattgctatcagagaggaagggagatggggagaaagatagaaacatcaatgatgagaatcattgattggctgcctcctgcatgccccctactggggatcgagcctgcaacccctgggcatgtgccctgactgggaattgaatgcgggacttcttggtccatgggatgatgctcaacccactgagccagcAGGGCCAGGCGTGAGCGTCTTTTCTTATGCTTTTTGGCCACTTGGACTATTCTTTGTGGAAGGCCCTGCTCAAACCTTTTGACCCATTTTAATGAAGTTTTTGAGggttttgtgaatttttttttaagtgcttagaacagaggttctcaaaTGGAGGTGATTCTGTCTCTCAGGGGACACAGGGCAATATCTGGAGATCGTTTTGGTTGTCAAATCAGGGGGTGTTCCTGGCCTCCAGGGTGGCAGCCAGGGGTGCTGCTCAGTACTCCACAGTGTGAAGGACAGTCCCCACCACAGAGAACGATTGACCCCCAGTGTcagtagtgccaaggttgagaggCCCTGGCTCAGCGCAAGGCCTGACACTTACACCTGTGTTGGTTCAAATAAAGGAAGGGGAGCAGTGGGGGTCTGCCTGGGGCAGGGCACTCACCAATCACCTGTAGGCTCTGTTTGGTGTGCTTGGCATAGATGGTGTAGAGCTGCTTCTTGAGTTTTATGATCTCCTCTGCCTGAATGGCGATGTCTGTGGCTTGGCCCTGGGGGATGTCCCAAGGAGAAGGTTGGAACCAGTGTCAGCACGCTCCTGGGAAGGCTGGAGATGGGGACCCGGGAGCCCCCTTTGGACTTTGGGCTGCCAGTGGTCAGGCAGGTGGGTCAGGGCTTTAAGTCCCTCTACACCCTGCTTCATCCTCGCCACcatcaggaaggcttcctggattaaatatattatcttattttctgTATCTGGACCTCATCgacctagagccgtggtcggcaaactcattagtcaacagagccaaatatcaacagaacgacgattgaaatttcttttgagagccagattttttaaacttaaactatataggtaggtacattgttattaacttaattagggtactcctaaggcttaggaagagccacactcaaggggccaaagagctgcatgtggcttgcgagccgcagtttgccaaccactgacctagaggaatGGTCCCTCTGCCAGGGCTGGCTAATTCCTAGAGATAGCAAGCAGCTCACCTAAAAGCACACCTTTCGTGTGCAAATCAGACGATTCAGAGGCCAtactccccccacctcctggaTTCTGAGCCACTGTTTCTGTCCCGATCACCCCAAGGCCAGTTGCCATACAACCAGGGAGAGCTATTACACCTCGGAGCTTGTTACAGTTACTCCGACTAGCCAATTTTAAGGCTGTTTATCTTGCCTTGCCCCCAGTTTTTGCCTTTTCCCCCACAGACACGACAATAAAGGCTCTTGTCACGTTTTCTTCCTGCTCCCTTTGCCTTCTGACcaaccctggcacgtgccctgtGTCCCTGCCATAGCCTGGCATGCCCCTTCCTTTTGGAGACTGTGAGCAACAGACTCTTTTCAATAGCAGTTGGCTTCTGTTGACCTCACTGTAGCTGAATAATAATAAACCCTACATTTTCAAACACTGACATCCCCACAGGAGTTTCACCCAGTCAGTCCTCTGTCCCCCATTCCTGAAGCAGCTTGCAGGGCCTGGCACTCACCCGGGCGCCCCCAGAGGGCTGGTGGATCATGATGCGTGAATTGGGGAGTGAGTGGCGCATGCCTGGGGTGCCCGCGGCGAGAAGCAGGGAGCCCATGCTGGCGGCCTGGCCAACACACCACGTGCAGATGGGGTTCAGGATGTACTGCATCGTGTCGTAGATGGCCAGGCCCGAGGTCACCAGGCCACCTATGGGTGTGAGCGCAAGTTAGGGGCTGTGCCAGCTCCTCCCACCATCCTTTCCCTATATTAGGCCCTCGTCTTAGGGAGAGTTGGTATAAatgcagtctttaaaaaaaatcctctcccaaaggttgatattttagagagagaggaagggacagagagagaaacactgatgtgagaaaaacatggattggctgcctctcataTATGCTACAACCTAGgaacatgctctgaccaggaatcaaacccgcaaccttctagtgcatgggacgatgctccaaccgagccactGGGCTAGGGCTAGATGCAGCCCTTTAAAGCAGGGTCTGCAGATAcctcaggggggagggaggtgacaggAACAGGTGGCACAGGCCAGGTGGGAACAGAATGAGAGTGACCTGTTGCCACATGTGCATGTGGGCCCAGAGCGACCAGATCTGCCAAATTTTCAAGAGATACTAGACATTCGGAGATGTGGCTGAGGGTGAagctctggagccagcctgcctgggCATAACCCCTGGCTGGGCAGTCTATCATCCTTGTGGCCTGGGCAAGTTACCTGGCCTCTCGGGGCCACAGTGTCCCCTCAGTAACTAAATAGTACCTTTCAGGCGAGGTTGCCATAAGGATCAAATACGTTAAATGCACATAAAGTGCTTAAAAAGTGCTTGGCATAGTAAACACTCAAGTCCCTTTTTtgaggggagagggtggtggtggAATCTACCAGTTTTAAGATTTTGATAACCTGGTCAGGTTGGTAAAATGTTATGTGtgtgaaaaagacaaataccatatgattccacatatatggggaatctaaagaacaaaataacaagcaaaacagaaaaaaacacaaaaaactcatagatacagagaatagactcaTGGTTGCCAGGGGGGGGGAATTGggggaaaaaggtgaagggattaagatgtacaaattggcagtcacaaaatagtcatagggattAAAGTTCatcatagggaatataatcaataaaattgtaataGGCATGCATGGTGCCAGATGGGTGCTGGAATTATCAGAGGGATCGTTTTGTAAATTACAtaattgtttaaccactatgctgtacacctgaagtaaatataaaataacattgaatacCAActgaactataaaaaaaaaaaggtatgtcTGTGATCAAAGAGGAAAATTCAGCTGAAGGTTTGTGAACCTAGACTTAAAAGCAAGGAGCAGTTTTTGGAGGGTTCAAGACACTTTTGGGATTCTGAAGTTAATTCTGAATCCCTACTTTCTCCAGAGAGAGAACATCTCTGATGGGGttgggaaatgtgtgtgtgtgtgtgtgtgtgtgtgtgtgtgtgtgtgtgtgtgtgtgtgtgtcagagtcTCCTGAGTCACCTAGTGCATCCAAGCAGTGCCCCCTCGAACTTCGGGGTTCCCTACCCCGCTCCACGCTCACCAGGGCTGTTGATGTACATGTGGATGGGCTTCTTGTTGCTCTCAGACTGCAGGAACAGCAGCTGCGCGATAACCAGGCTGGCCACATTGTCATCAATCTGCGAGTGGGGAAGACAGGTGtccccaggtgggggtgggggtgggggtggggagagggctaAGGGAGGCAAGTTTTGGCGTGGCTGGGGATGAGTCTGGGAACCAGGGTGACTGTCAGGGCCCAAGTGAGATGGGTCGGAAAGAATTCAGGATTCAGGAGGGTATGTAGGGGGTGGTTGGGACCCGGGGAGTTTGGGGCACAGGAAGGGCAGAGTCAGTGGGCTCAGAGCACAGGAAGGGAAGGGGTCAGAAGGGTTGGGGGACCGGAGTCCAGGAACGGGGACGGGATCATAGTTGTGGGAGGGAGTTCAGAAATCAGGGAGGAGAGGGTTTGAAGAAGGGGTCAGGAGGGAATGGTGGGGAGTACGTGGGGGCGGGGTGGTCAGAAGGCTTATGTACGAGGAAGAAGCTGTCAGGTTGTGActagagcagagcagagcccagggaggAAATTCAAGTGGGAGAGGTCAGGGAGCCAAGGGGATTCGAGGATAAGGGGCGCCTAAGATCCGGGCAGGAGCAAGGGAGGATCAGCGTGCTGGGCGCTCACCGGACCCATGACACACACGATGCGCTCCCTCAGCAGCCGCGAGTAGATGTCATAGGCACGCTCGCCGCGACCCTGGAGGAGAAAGACGGAGGTGAGGGTCAGGGCGGCCATGCCCCCAGCCCAAGCCCCCAGGCCTGTTCTCCGCCGGCCGCTATACCGTCTGCTCCACCACGATGGGAATGAGCGGGATAGCCCGGGCCGCCGTCGTGTGCAAGTTCCGCTGCAGGGCCAGACCCGTCTCGGGCACCCGCTGTGTGGGGAAGAGGGCGGCGAGGCGAGGCCACAACGCGGGGCACCTTCCTGCCACCACCCGGGTCCCCCCCACCAGCATTCCGCTCCACATCCCGCCGCTCGTGCCTCCCGGCTTCCGTCCGATGGcggaactacaactcccagggtGCTTTGCGCACACAGCGCTAGCTCTCTGGGCCGCCCACTTCCCGGAAGTTGGGTGGGCACGTTCAGAGGCGGGGCGGAGCCCTGGGAGGAAGTGGACTTCAGGCAAAGGTGGAGAAGTTTCAGAACCTCCAGTTCGAGTCCCTTTCCTAACGAATTCGTCATAATATTCTGCTGttcattacttatttaaaaaagcaacaacattCGGCTCTCCCCTAGTGGCTCAGTTacgggttccattcccaatcaggacacataccaGGTAGGGGTGCTTTGGGGAGGCAACCATGGGTGTTACTCacattgatgtatctctttcacatccacgtcccccccacccccttctctctctctgatatcaataataaaaaaaaaaatctgctctagctggtttggctcagtggatagagcctcggactgcagactgaaaggtcccgggttccattccgttccagtcaagggcaccgggttgtgggctcgatccccagtagggggcgtgcaggaggcagccggtcagtgattctctcatcattgatgtttatatctctccctttcccttctgctctgaaatcataaaata
The sequence above is a segment of the Myotis daubentonii chromosome 5, mMyoDau2.1, whole genome shotgun sequence genome. Coding sequences within it:
- the CLPP gene encoding ATP-dependent Clp protease proteolytic subunit, mitochondrial, which produces MWSGMLVGGTRVVAGRCPALWPRLAALFPTQRVPETGLALQRNLHTTAARAIPLIPIVVEQTGRGERAYDIYSRLLRERIVCVMGPIDDNVASLVIAQLLFLQSESNKKPIHMYINSPGGLVTSGLAIYDTMQYILNPICTWCVGQAASMGSLLLAAGTPGMRHSLPNSRIMIHQPSGGARGQATDIAIQAEEIIKLKKQLYTIYAKHTKQSLQVIESAMERDRYMSPMEAQEFGILDKVLVHPPQDGEDEPELVQKEPVAAVTAAEPAPVST